A single genomic interval of Myxococcales bacterium harbors:
- a CDS encoding Hsp20/alpha crystallin family protein: MKSLQTWSPMRDLWDLHDDVDRLFHGFGFRGGRKQGNLASVAWIPPVDIREDKEAVILSAELPGIKKEDIKLGIENGVLTVKGERSFEDEQKKENYYRIERSYGSFSRSFELPSTVDPEKIKANMKDGVLEIYIPKKDEAKPKKVEIEVS, from the coding sequence ATGAAAAGCTTACAGACTTGGTCTCCAATGAGGGATCTTTGGGATCTTCACGATGACGTCGACCGCCTATTTCACGGTTTCGGATTTAGAGGCGGACGCAAACAGGGAAACCTCGCCTCGGTTGCATGGATACCTCCGGTGGACATCAGAGAGGACAAGGAGGCAGTTATCTTAAGCGCCGAATTACCCGGGATAAAGAAGGAAGATATAAAACTCGGGATTGAAAACGGCGTACTGACCGTAAAGGGGGAACGCTCATTCGAGGATGAACAGAAAAAGGAAAACTATTACAGAATCGAGCGCAGCTATGGCTCATTCTCCAGATCCTTCGAGCTGCCCTCAACTGTCGATCCTGAAAAGATCAAAGCGAATATGAAAGATGGAGTGCTCGAAATCTACATCCCCAAGAAGGATGAGGCAAAGCCAAAGAAGGTGGAAATAGAGGTCAGCTGA
- a CDS encoding PhoH family protein, whose translation MKMSKKKERGAKVIKLRFEDNRLARDLFGSEDRHLRDLEKHLGVEISARGSEVSIKGSESEIELGERILSELYSLLKKGYPIIGADVERVLRLLSRDRNADLDSLFSQSIFIPSKKKVIVPRTPAQREYLEAIKNNDVVFAVGPAGTGKSYLAVAMAIAELFKREFSKIVLARPAVEAGEKLGYLPGDMQEKVNPYLRPLYDALYDMLDPDKVAELIAEDMIEVAPLAFMRGRTLHNCFIILDEAQNCSYQQMKMCLTRLGVNSKMVINGDVTQIDLPENQRSGLLEAFRILKGCNGIAFHSFTDVDIVRHPLVGEIVRAYRADEEKNSIAAREIRGGR comes from the coding sequence ATGAAGATGTCCAAAAAAAAAGAGCGCGGGGCGAAGGTCATAAAGCTCCGCTTCGAGGACAACCGCTTGGCCCGCGACCTATTCGGATCGGAGGACAGGCACCTGAGGGATCTCGAGAAACATCTCGGGGTTGAGATAAGCGCGCGCGGGAGCGAAGTCAGCATAAAGGGGTCTGAATCCGAGATAGAGCTCGGCGAGAGAATTCTCAGTGAACTCTATTCACTGCTCAAGAAGGGGTATCCCATAATAGGCGCCGATGTGGAGAGGGTGCTGCGCCTCCTTTCCCGCGACAGGAATGCCGATCTGGATTCGCTTTTTTCGCAGTCTATATTCATTCCTTCGAAGAAGAAGGTGATCGTTCCGCGCACTCCTGCTCAGCGCGAGTATCTCGAAGCTATCAAGAATAACGACGTGGTCTTCGCCGTGGGGCCTGCCGGAACCGGTAAAAGCTATCTGGCGGTCGCCATGGCGATTGCCGAGCTCTTCAAGCGCGAGTTTTCCAAAATAGTCTTGGCGAGGCCTGCGGTTGAGGCCGGAGAAAAGCTCGGATACCTTCCCGGAGACATGCAGGAAAAGGTAAACCCCTATCTGAGGCCGCTGTACGACGCTCTCTACGATATGCTAGATCCTGACAAGGTCGCCGAGTTGATTGCCGAAGATATGATAGAGGTTGCCCCTCTCGCTTTCATGCGTGGGCGAACGCTTCACAACTGTTTCATAATTCTCGATGAGGCACAAAACTGCAGCTATCAGCAGATGAAGATGTGCCTGACGAGGCTTGGTGTGAATTCCAAAATGGTTATCAACGGAGATGTTACGCAGATAGATCTTCCGGAAAATCAGCGTTCCGGACTTTTAGAGGCCTTCAGAATTCTCAAGGGATGCAATGGAATAGCTTTTCATAGTTTTACCGACGTGGATATAGTCAGGCATCCATTGGTTGGCGAGATAGTGCGGGCTTATAGAGCCGACGAAGAAAAGAATTCCATTGCTGCCAGAGAGATCAGGGGGGGGCGATGA